Proteins co-encoded in one Accipiter gentilis chromosome 33, bAccGen1.1, whole genome shotgun sequence genomic window:
- the AMDHD2 gene encoding N-acetylglucosamine-6-phosphate deacetylase isoform X1 yields the protein MSKAPKGTFQDELEWCVSQLEANLLCVSPTPKQAEETQHILKVLRSRETPFVKKQQAMNDVFGDYRLKMTEDQKSMKKADVKPGDVEVQQSNGQASDGVVYGKQSDQISEAKPKRFMSSDNSFRFDFTLSEIDPEATDTPLEAVPGVSGAEQIQTNVRATEQENWNGALSFAASGQEPKFAFNFAIPDEDCPLVHLVPASQHIERTADHEVLGNSLPTESAGMPRISALQEPELTPITDSAPKQDRSHVTLKIPRPETAPGDETVTEKSAADGAAQKKKKKKKQKPSVSKKEKEETEINRKAKAEANRCQNKDNSHQDETCQQSDDQLWKEVDWCVEQLELGLKTQKSTPKQVEEALRAIKTLRNDKAPLVKKRQLMRAMFGDYRKKMEEERCKELKLMEMAVKSARIVEVKGSIRNKNCRFIRKCSGACRKSQGSAGSPSESPRTLNTGSFKFTTSQDKFCFNFL from the exons ATGTCCAAGGCTCCCAAAGGCACATTCCAAGATGAGCTGGAGTGGTGCGTTTCACAGCTGGAGGCAAATCTCCTTTGTGTCAGCCCAACCCCAAAACAAG CAGAGGAGACACAGCACATTCTCAAGGTCCTGCGCTCCCGTGAGACTCCTTTTGTGAAGAAGCAACAAGCGATGAACGATGTGTTTGGGGATTATCGTCTCAAGATGACTGAGGATCAGAAGAGCATGAAGAAGGCAG ATGTGAAACCTGGTGATGTGGAAGTACAGCAAAGCAATGGGCAGGCTTCAGATGGTGTGGTATATGGGAAACAATCTGACCAAATCTCTGAGGCAAAGCCAAAGCGGTTCATGTCATCTGACAACAGCTTCCGATTTGATTTTACACTTTCTGAGATCGACCCAGAAGCAACTGATACacctttggaagcagtccctggTGTCAGTGGTGCTGAGCAGATACAAACCAATGTAAGAGCCACTGAGCAGGAGAACTGGAATGGAGCCTTGAGTTTTGCTGCCTCTGGACAAGAACCCAAGtttgctttcaactttgccatcCCGGATGAAGACTGTCCTCTGGTTCATTTAGTTCCAGCAAGCCAACATATAGAGCGTACAGCAGATCACGAAGTGCTGGGTAATTCACTGCCTACTGAGTCAGCGGGTATGCCACGGATTTCAGCCTTGCAGGAGCCTGAGTTGACTCCAATTACAGATAGTGCACCCAAACAGGATAGAAGCCATGTCACGTTAAAGATCCCCCGACCAGAGACTGCTCCTGGAGATGAGACAGTGACAGAGAAGTCAGCAGCAGATGGAGCtgcccaaaagaagaaaaagaagaagaaacaaaaaccatctgtcagtaaaaaggagaaagaagaaactgaGATCAACAGGAAGGCAAAGGCAGAAGCTAATAGATGTCAAAATAAGGATAATTCCCACCAGGATGAGACCTGTCAG CAGTCAGATGACCAGCTGTGGAAAGAGGTGGACTGGTGTGTAGAACAGCTGGAACTTGGCCTGAAGACACAGAAATCCACTCCAAAGCAGG TTGAGGAGGCTCTCCGTGCAATCAAGACACTGCGCAATGACAAGGCTCCACTGGTGAAGAAGCGTCAGCTCATGAGAGCCATGTTTGGAGACTACAGGAAGAAGATGGAGGAAGAGCGGTGCAAAGAGCTGAAGCTCATGGAAATGG CTGTGAAATCTGCCAGGATCGTGGAAGTGAAAGGAAGCATCCGCAACAAGAACTGCCGGTTCATCCGGAAGTGCTCAGGAGCTTGCAGGAAAAGCCAAGGTTCAGCAGGATCCCCTTCAGAGTCACCCAGGACACTTAACACAGGCTCATTCAAATTCACAACTTCCCAAGAcaagttttgctttaatttcttgtAG
- the AMDHD2 gene encoding N-acetylglucosamine-6-phosphate deacetylase isoform X2, whose amino-acid sequence MERAPKGTFQDELEWCVSQLEANLLCVSPTPKQAEETQHILKVLRSRETPFVKKQQAMNDVFGDYRLKMTEDQKSMKKADVKPGDVEVQQSNGQASDGVVYGKQSDQISEAKPKRFMSSDNSFRFDFTLSEIDPEATDTPLEAVPGVSGAEQIQTNVRATEQENWNGALSFAASGQEPKFAFNFAIPDEDCPLVHLVPASQHIERTADHEVLGNSLPTESAGMPRISALQEPELTPITDSAPKQDRSHVTLKIPRPETAPGDETVTEKSAADGAAQKKKKKKKQKPSVSKKEKEETEINRKAKAEANRCQNKDNSHQDETCQQSDDQLWKEVDWCVEQLELGLKTQKSTPKQVEEALRAIKTLRNDKAPLVKKRQLMRAMFGDYRKKMEEERCKELKLMEMAVKSARIVEVKGSIRNKNCRFIRKCSGACRKSQGSAGSPSESPRTLNTGSFKFTTSQDKFCFNFL is encoded by the exons ATGGAGCGG GCTCCCAAAGGCACATTCCAAGATGAGCTGGAGTGGTGCGTTTCACAGCTGGAGGCAAATCTCCTTTGTGTCAGCCCAACCCCAAAACAAG CAGAGGAGACACAGCACATTCTCAAGGTCCTGCGCTCCCGTGAGACTCCTTTTGTGAAGAAGCAACAAGCGATGAACGATGTGTTTGGGGATTATCGTCTCAAGATGACTGAGGATCAGAAGAGCATGAAGAAGGCAG ATGTGAAACCTGGTGATGTGGAAGTACAGCAAAGCAATGGGCAGGCTTCAGATGGTGTGGTATATGGGAAACAATCTGACCAAATCTCTGAGGCAAAGCCAAAGCGGTTCATGTCATCTGACAACAGCTTCCGATTTGATTTTACACTTTCTGAGATCGACCCAGAAGCAACTGATACacctttggaagcagtccctggTGTCAGTGGTGCTGAGCAGATACAAACCAATGTAAGAGCCACTGAGCAGGAGAACTGGAATGGAGCCTTGAGTTTTGCTGCCTCTGGACAAGAACCCAAGtttgctttcaactttgccatcCCGGATGAAGACTGTCCTCTGGTTCATTTAGTTCCAGCAAGCCAACATATAGAGCGTACAGCAGATCACGAAGTGCTGGGTAATTCACTGCCTACTGAGTCAGCGGGTATGCCACGGATTTCAGCCTTGCAGGAGCCTGAGTTGACTCCAATTACAGATAGTGCACCCAAACAGGATAGAAGCCATGTCACGTTAAAGATCCCCCGACCAGAGACTGCTCCTGGAGATGAGACAGTGACAGAGAAGTCAGCAGCAGATGGAGCtgcccaaaagaagaaaaagaagaagaaacaaaaaccatctgtcagtaaaaaggagaaagaagaaactgaGATCAACAGGAAGGCAAAGGCAGAAGCTAATAGATGTCAAAATAAGGATAATTCCCACCAGGATGAGACCTGTCAG CAGTCAGATGACCAGCTGTGGAAAGAGGTGGACTGGTGTGTAGAACAGCTGGAACTTGGCCTGAAGACACAGAAATCCACTCCAAAGCAGG TTGAGGAGGCTCTCCGTGCAATCAAGACACTGCGCAATGACAAGGCTCCACTGGTGAAGAAGCGTCAGCTCATGAGAGCCATGTTTGGAGACTACAGGAAGAAGATGGAGGAAGAGCGGTGCAAAGAGCTGAAGCTCATGGAAATGG CTGTGAAATCTGCCAGGATCGTGGAAGTGAAAGGAAGCATCCGCAACAAGAACTGCCGGTTCATCCGGAAGTGCTCAGGAGCTTGCAGGAAAAGCCAAGGTTCAGCAGGATCCCCTTCAGAGTCACCCAGGACACTTAACACAGGCTCATTCAAATTCACAACTTCCCAAGAcaagttttgctttaatttcttgtAG
- the AMDHD2 gene encoding N-acetylglucosamine-6-phosphate deacetylase isoform X3 translates to MQAPKGTFQDELEWCVSQLEANLLCVSPTPKQAEETQHILKVLRSRETPFVKKQQAMNDVFGDYRLKMTEDQKSMKKADVKPGDVEVQQSNGQASDGVVYGKQSDQISEAKPKRFMSSDNSFRFDFTLSEIDPEATDTPLEAVPGVSGAEQIQTNVRATEQENWNGALSFAASGQEPKFAFNFAIPDEDCPLVHLVPASQHIERTADHEVLGNSLPTESAGMPRISALQEPELTPITDSAPKQDRSHVTLKIPRPETAPGDETVTEKSAADGAAQKKKKKKKQKPSVSKKEKEETEINRKAKAEANRCQNKDNSHQDETCQQSDDQLWKEVDWCVEQLELGLKTQKSTPKQVEEALRAIKTLRNDKAPLVKKRQLMRAMFGDYRKKMEEERCKELKLMEMAVKSARIVEVKGSIRNKNCRFIRKCSGACRKSQGSAGSPSESPRTLNTGSFKFTTSQDKFCFNFL, encoded by the exons ATGCAG GCTCCCAAAGGCACATTCCAAGATGAGCTGGAGTGGTGCGTTTCACAGCTGGAGGCAAATCTCCTTTGTGTCAGCCCAACCCCAAAACAAG CAGAGGAGACACAGCACATTCTCAAGGTCCTGCGCTCCCGTGAGACTCCTTTTGTGAAGAAGCAACAAGCGATGAACGATGTGTTTGGGGATTATCGTCTCAAGATGACTGAGGATCAGAAGAGCATGAAGAAGGCAG ATGTGAAACCTGGTGATGTGGAAGTACAGCAAAGCAATGGGCAGGCTTCAGATGGTGTGGTATATGGGAAACAATCTGACCAAATCTCTGAGGCAAAGCCAAAGCGGTTCATGTCATCTGACAACAGCTTCCGATTTGATTTTACACTTTCTGAGATCGACCCAGAAGCAACTGATACacctttggaagcagtccctggTGTCAGTGGTGCTGAGCAGATACAAACCAATGTAAGAGCCACTGAGCAGGAGAACTGGAATGGAGCCTTGAGTTTTGCTGCCTCTGGACAAGAACCCAAGtttgctttcaactttgccatcCCGGATGAAGACTGTCCTCTGGTTCATTTAGTTCCAGCAAGCCAACATATAGAGCGTACAGCAGATCACGAAGTGCTGGGTAATTCACTGCCTACTGAGTCAGCGGGTATGCCACGGATTTCAGCCTTGCAGGAGCCTGAGTTGACTCCAATTACAGATAGTGCACCCAAACAGGATAGAAGCCATGTCACGTTAAAGATCCCCCGACCAGAGACTGCTCCTGGAGATGAGACAGTGACAGAGAAGTCAGCAGCAGATGGAGCtgcccaaaagaagaaaaagaagaagaaacaaaaaccatctgtcagtaaaaaggagaaagaagaaactgaGATCAACAGGAAGGCAAAGGCAGAAGCTAATAGATGTCAAAATAAGGATAATTCCCACCAGGATGAGACCTGTCAG CAGTCAGATGACCAGCTGTGGAAAGAGGTGGACTGGTGTGTAGAACAGCTGGAACTTGGCCTGAAGACACAGAAATCCACTCCAAAGCAGG TTGAGGAGGCTCTCCGTGCAATCAAGACACTGCGCAATGACAAGGCTCCACTGGTGAAGAAGCGTCAGCTCATGAGAGCCATGTTTGGAGACTACAGGAAGAAGATGGAGGAAGAGCGGTGCAAAGAGCTGAAGCTCATGGAAATGG CTGTGAAATCTGCCAGGATCGTGGAAGTGAAAGGAAGCATCCGCAACAAGAACTGCCGGTTCATCCGGAAGTGCTCAGGAGCTTGCAGGAAAAGCCAAGGTTCAGCAGGATCCCCTTCAGAGTCACCCAGGACACTTAACACAGGCTCATTCAAATTCACAACTTCCCAAGAcaagttttgctttaatttcttgtAG
- the AMDHD2 gene encoding N-acetylglucosamine-6-phosphate deacetylase isoform X4 yields the protein MSKAPKGTFQDELEWCVSQLEANLLCVSPTPKQAEETQHILKVLRSRETPFVKKQQAMNDVFGDYRLKMTEDQKSMKKADVKPGDVEVQQSNGQASDGVVYGKQSDQISEAKPKRFMSSDNSFRFDFTLSEIDPEATDTPLEAVPGVSGAEQIQTNVRATEQENWNGALSFAASGQEPKFAFNFAIPDEDCPLVHLVPASQHIERTADHEVLGNSLPTESAGMPRISALQEPELTPITDSAPKQDRSHVTLKIPRPETAPGDETVTEKSAADGAAQKKKKKKKQKPSVSKKEKEETEINRKAKAEANRCQNKDNSHQDETCQSDDQLWKEVDWCVEQLELGLKTQKSTPKQVEEALRAIKTLRNDKAPLVKKRQLMRAMFGDYRKKMEEERCKELKLMEMAVKSARIVEVKGSIRNKNCRFIRKCSGACRKSQGSAGSPSESPRTLNTGSFKFTTSQDKFCFNFL from the exons ATGTCCAAGGCTCCCAAAGGCACATTCCAAGATGAGCTGGAGTGGTGCGTTTCACAGCTGGAGGCAAATCTCCTTTGTGTCAGCCCAACCCCAAAACAAG CAGAGGAGACACAGCACATTCTCAAGGTCCTGCGCTCCCGTGAGACTCCTTTTGTGAAGAAGCAACAAGCGATGAACGATGTGTTTGGGGATTATCGTCTCAAGATGACTGAGGATCAGAAGAGCATGAAGAAGGCAG ATGTGAAACCTGGTGATGTGGAAGTACAGCAAAGCAATGGGCAGGCTTCAGATGGTGTGGTATATGGGAAACAATCTGACCAAATCTCTGAGGCAAAGCCAAAGCGGTTCATGTCATCTGACAACAGCTTCCGATTTGATTTTACACTTTCTGAGATCGACCCAGAAGCAACTGATACacctttggaagcagtccctggTGTCAGTGGTGCTGAGCAGATACAAACCAATGTAAGAGCCACTGAGCAGGAGAACTGGAATGGAGCCTTGAGTTTTGCTGCCTCTGGACAAGAACCCAAGtttgctttcaactttgccatcCCGGATGAAGACTGTCCTCTGGTTCATTTAGTTCCAGCAAGCCAACATATAGAGCGTACAGCAGATCACGAAGTGCTGGGTAATTCACTGCCTACTGAGTCAGCGGGTATGCCACGGATTTCAGCCTTGCAGGAGCCTGAGTTGACTCCAATTACAGATAGTGCACCCAAACAGGATAGAAGCCATGTCACGTTAAAGATCCCCCGACCAGAGACTGCTCCTGGAGATGAGACAGTGACAGAGAAGTCAGCAGCAGATGGAGCtgcccaaaagaagaaaaagaagaagaaacaaaaaccatctgtcagtaaaaaggagaaagaagaaactgaGATCAACAGGAAGGCAAAGGCAGAAGCTAATAGATGTCAAAATAAGGATAATTCCCACCAGGATGAGACCTGTCAG TCAGATGACCAGCTGTGGAAAGAGGTGGACTGGTGTGTAGAACAGCTGGAACTTGGCCTGAAGACACAGAAATCCACTCCAAAGCAGG TTGAGGAGGCTCTCCGTGCAATCAAGACACTGCGCAATGACAAGGCTCCACTGGTGAAGAAGCGTCAGCTCATGAGAGCCATGTTTGGAGACTACAGGAAGAAGATGGAGGAAGAGCGGTGCAAAGAGCTGAAGCTCATGGAAATGG CTGTGAAATCTGCCAGGATCGTGGAAGTGAAAGGAAGCATCCGCAACAAGAACTGCCGGTTCATCCGGAAGTGCTCAGGAGCTTGCAGGAAAAGCCAAGGTTCAGCAGGATCCCCTTCAGAGTCACCCAGGACACTTAACACAGGCTCATTCAAATTCACAACTTCCCAAGAcaagttttgctttaatttcttgtAG
- the AMDHD2 gene encoding N-acetylglucosamine-6-phosphate deacetylase isoform X6 codes for MPSNKSVSDAPIVQFTNCRILRSHQLQREDLWVREGKILNPEKLFFDEKGSADIQLDCKDSIITPGFIDVQINGGFGVDFSLATDDFKSGIDLVSQKILSHGVTSFCPTLVTSPPSVYHQVLPQISIRNGGVHGAGILGAHLEGPFISKEKKGAHPEHCLRTFEAGAFQDLLATYGSLDCVRIVTLAPEMKRSSEVIQELTKRGICVSLGHSVANLSQAEEAVQHGATFITHLFNAMLPFHHRDPGIVGLLTSDKIPAGRRVFYGMISDGIHTNPAALRIAHRAHPKGLVLVTDAIAGMGLAPGRHTLGQQVVEIDGLNTYIAGTKTLSGSVATMDTCVRHFQEATGCSVETALEAASLHPAQLLGIEHKKGTLNYDSDAGSQRHIPR; via the exons ATGCCGTCCAACAAATCCGTCTCGGATGCGCCCATCGTCCAGTTCACCAACTGCCGCATCCTGAGGAGCCACCAGCTCCAGAG GGAGGACCTGTGGGTGCGAGAGGGGAAGATCCTCAACCCAGAGAAACTCTTCTTTGACGAGAAGGGCTCTGCTGACATCCAGCTGGACTGCAAGGACAGCATCATCACCCCGGGCTTCATCGACGTCCAGATCAATG GAGGCTTTGGGGTGGACTTTTCCCTGGCTACAGATGACTTCAAATCAGGGATTGACCTGGTCAGTCAGAAAATCCTGTCCCATGGAGTGACCTCCTTCTGTCCCACCCTGGTGACCTCTCCTCCATCTGTGTACCACCAG GTTCTCCCTCAGATCAGTATAAGAAATGGTGGAGTCCACGGAGCAGGTATCCTGG GAGCCCATCTGGAAGGACCGTTCATcagcaaggagaagaaaggggCGCACCCAGAGCACTGCCTCCGCACCTTCGAGGCAGGTGCTTTCCAGGACCTTCTTGCCACCTACGGGTCCCTGGACTGTGTCCGGATAGTCACCCTGGCCCCAGAGATGAAGAGGAGCAGTGAGGTGATCCAGGAACTCACCAAACGGGGCATCTGTGTCTCGCTCG GTCACTCGGTGGCTAATCTCTCCCAGGCCGAGGAGGCTGTGCAGCACGGTGCTACCTTCATCACTCACCTCTTCAATGCCATGTTGCCG TTCCACCATCGTGACCCTGGGATCGTGGGGCTGCTGACAAGTGACAAGATTCCTGCTGGGCGGAGGGTCTTTTATGGCATGATCTCTGATGGCATCCACACCAACCCTGCTGCCCTGCGAATCGCCCACCGAGCCCACCCCAAAG GCCTGGTGCTGGTGACAGATGCAATTGCTGGCATGGGGCTGGCACCAGGTCGGCACACGCTGGGTCAGCAGGTGGTGGAGATCGATGGCCTGAACACCTACATTGCAG GCACAAAGACCCTGAGCGGTAGTGTGGCGACCATGGACACGTGTGTGCGACACTTCCAAGAAGCCACAG GGTGCTCGGTAGAGACCGCGTTGGAGGCAGCGTCTCTGCATCCCGCCCAGCTCCTGGGGATTGAACACAAAAAGGGGACACTAAATTACGACTCTGATGCAG GCTCCCAAAGGCACATTCCAAGATGA
- the AMDHD2 gene encoding N-acetylglucosamine-6-phosphate deacetylase isoform X5 — protein sequence MPSNKSVSDAPIVQFTNCRILRSHQLQREDLWVREGKILNPEKLFFDEKGSADIQLDCKDSIITPGFIDVQINGGFGVDFSLATDDFKSGIDLVSQKILSHGVTSFCPTLVTSPPSVYHQVLPQISIRNGGVHGAGILGAHLEGPFISKEKKGAHPEHCLRTFEAGAFQDLLATYGSLDCVRIVTLAPEMKRSSEVIQELTKRGICVSLGHSVANLSQAEEAVQHGATFITHLFNAMLPFHHRDPGIVGLLTSDKIPAGRRVFYGMISDGIHTNPAALRIAHRAHPKGLVLVTDAIAGMGLAPGRHTLGQQVVEIDGLNTYIAGTKTLSGSVATMDTCVRHFQEATGCSVETALEAASLHPAQLLGIEHKKGTLNYDSDADFLMLNDSLYVQATYIAGEEVWRQDALGM from the exons ATGCCGTCCAACAAATCCGTCTCGGATGCGCCCATCGTCCAGTTCACCAACTGCCGCATCCTGAGGAGCCACCAGCTCCAGAG GGAGGACCTGTGGGTGCGAGAGGGGAAGATCCTCAACCCAGAGAAACTCTTCTTTGACGAGAAGGGCTCTGCTGACATCCAGCTGGACTGCAAGGACAGCATCATCACCCCGGGCTTCATCGACGTCCAGATCAATG GAGGCTTTGGGGTGGACTTTTCCCTGGCTACAGATGACTTCAAATCAGGGATTGACCTGGTCAGTCAGAAAATCCTGTCCCATGGAGTGACCTCCTTCTGTCCCACCCTGGTGACCTCTCCTCCATCTGTGTACCACCAG GTTCTCCCTCAGATCAGTATAAGAAATGGTGGAGTCCACGGAGCAGGTATCCTGG GAGCCCATCTGGAAGGACCGTTCATcagcaaggagaagaaaggggCGCACCCAGAGCACTGCCTCCGCACCTTCGAGGCAGGTGCTTTCCAGGACCTTCTTGCCACCTACGGGTCCCTGGACTGTGTCCGGATAGTCACCCTGGCCCCAGAGATGAAGAGGAGCAGTGAGGTGATCCAGGAACTCACCAAACGGGGCATCTGTGTCTCGCTCG GTCACTCGGTGGCTAATCTCTCCCAGGCCGAGGAGGCTGTGCAGCACGGTGCTACCTTCATCACTCACCTCTTCAATGCCATGTTGCCG TTCCACCATCGTGACCCTGGGATCGTGGGGCTGCTGACAAGTGACAAGATTCCTGCTGGGCGGAGGGTCTTTTATGGCATGATCTCTGATGGCATCCACACCAACCCTGCTGCCCTGCGAATCGCCCACCGAGCCCACCCCAAAG GCCTGGTGCTGGTGACAGATGCAATTGCTGGCATGGGGCTGGCACCAGGTCGGCACACGCTGGGTCAGCAGGTGGTGGAGATCGATGGCCTGAACACCTACATTGCAG GCACAAAGACCCTGAGCGGTAGTGTGGCGACCATGGACACGTGTGTGCGACACTTCCAAGAAGCCACAG GGTGCTCGGTAGAGACCGCGTTGGAGGCAGCGTCTCTGCATCCCGCCCAGCTCCTGGGGATTGAACACAAAAAGGGGACACTAAATTACGACTCTGATGCAG ATTTCCTGATGCTGAATGACAGTCTGTATGTGCAAGCCACATACATCGCAGGGGAGGAAGTCTGGAGACAGGATGCATTAGGCATGTGA